From a single Sulfolobus sp. E5-1-F genomic region:
- a CDS encoding cyclase family protein, whose amino-acid sequence MIKELFEQLSRSELLLIDMTYDMFNGMQTYIGDPPFKHEYFRKGNKYGEVTLSTVYMGLHSGTHIDLPLHFVPNGESVEKFNIMKFIGYGNVLDLSYKKLGEPITSNDLKKFDDKIKGNYVVMLYTGFSAMRGKEDFLYNWPYLDSSGADYLVSKKIRAVGIESMSIAGWAGKEYPTRTSWDEVVYVHHRLLSNGIIILESVNNMRKVLEECRNGEALFFYAPLKIVGAEGGPTRLFAICEKR is encoded by the coding sequence ATGATTAAGGAGTTATTCGAACAATTGTCAAGGAGTGAGTTATTACTAATAGATATGACTTACGACATGTTCAATGGAATGCAAACATATATTGGGGATCCTCCATTTAAACATGAATACTTTAGGAAAGGTAATAAATATGGTGAGGTTACACTTTCAACGGTATATATGGGGTTACATTCTGGCACGCACATAGACCTTCCTTTACATTTCGTACCTAATGGAGAAAGTGTTGAGAAGTTTAACATAATGAAATTTATAGGCTATGGTAACGTTCTAGATTTAAGCTATAAAAAGTTGGGAGAACCAATAACTAGTAATGATCTAAAGAAGTTTGATGATAAGATAAAAGGGAATTACGTTGTAATGCTCTATACTGGTTTCTCGGCAATGAGGGGTAAGGAAGATTTCTTATATAATTGGCCTTACCTCGATTCAAGTGGTGCTGATTACTTAGTGAGTAAAAAGATAAGGGCTGTGGGGATAGAAAGCATGAGTATTGCAGGTTGGGCTGGTAAGGAGTATCCTACCAGAACGAGCTGGGATGAAGTGGTTTATGTGCACCATAGACTACTTAGTAATGGTATAATAATTTTGGAAAGTGTCAACAATATGAGAAAGGTGTTAGAAGAGTGTAGAAATGGTGAAGCGCTGTTCTTTTATGCGCCTTTAAAAATTGTTGGTGCTGAGGGAGGGCCAACTAGGTTATTCGCTATTTGTGAAAAAAGATGA
- the glcV gene encoding glucose ABC transporter ATP-binding protein GlcV — translation MTTIRVENLSKIFKKGKTEVKAVDNISIKIDSGMSFGVLGPSGHGKTTFLRLIAGLEEPTSGYIYFDNDVVSSPRRVVISPEKRGIAMVFQNWALYPNMTVFDNIAFPLKLSKVPKDKIENKVKEVAEELGLSGVLNRYPKELSGGQMQRTAIARALVKDPKVLLLDEPFSNLDTQIRESARALVRKIQRERKLTTLIVSHDPADIFAIANKAGVIVHGKFAQIGSPTEIYEYPATDLIARLTGEINLLQAKVIENNAMIGNLKIPLNNIDLKGMNNIVIGIRPDDLTLSDTLLDKYIDAGIVKVKLVSYGAGIFKIVVSPVADENIDIIVDAEEPLETGIETHLLIKSGKIKIFDQNGNNLLTTKTQVIK, via the coding sequence ATGACCACAATTAGAGTGGAAAATTTATCAAAGATATTTAAAAAAGGTAAAACAGAAGTAAAAGCAGTGGATAATATATCAATAAAAATAGATTCAGGGATGTCCTTTGGTGTTTTAGGACCAAGTGGTCATGGTAAGACTACGTTTCTGAGGTTAATAGCGGGGTTAGAGGAACCGACCAGCGGTTATATATATTTTGACAATGATGTGGTATCGTCACCACGTAGAGTTGTCATAAGTCCAGAGAAAAGAGGTATCGCAATGGTTTTTCAGAATTGGGCTCTGTACCCTAACATGACTGTTTTCGATAATATAGCTTTTCCTTTAAAGCTGTCTAAGGTTCCTAAAGATAAGATAGAAAATAAAGTTAAGGAAGTTGCCGAAGAATTAGGTTTATCTGGTGTTTTGAATAGATATCCTAAGGAGCTCTCTGGAGGTCAAATGCAAAGAACTGCAATAGCTAGGGCTTTAGTAAAAGATCCTAAAGTTCTTCTATTAGATGAACCGTTCAGCAATCTGGATACACAGATTAGGGAAAGCGCTAGAGCTTTAGTAAGGAAGATACAAAGAGAGAGAAAGTTGACTACGTTAATAGTGTCCCATGATCCAGCAGACATATTTGCAATAGCGAATAAGGCTGGAGTTATTGTTCATGGAAAATTCGCTCAGATAGGTAGTCCAACTGAAATATATGAATATCCAGCAACGGATCTAATAGCTAGACTAACCGGTGAAATAAACTTGCTACAGGCGAAGGTGATTGAAAATAACGCGATGATAGGTAATCTAAAAATACCTCTAAATAATATAGACCTAAAAGGAATGAACAATATAGTTATAGGAATAAGACCAGATGATTTAACACTTTCTGACACCTTACTAGATAAATACATAGATGCTGGTATTGTAAAAGTGAAGCTAGTCAGCTATGGTGCGGGTATATTTAAGATAGTGGTATCTCCAGTAGCTGACGAAAATATAGATATAATAGTGGACGCGGAAGAACCATTAGAGACTGGAATTGAAACTCATCTCTTAATTAAATCAGGGAAAATAAAAATATTCGATCAGAATGGAAATAATCTACTTACCACCAAGACGCAAGTCATAAAGTAA
- the glcS gene encoding glucose ABC transporter substrate-binding protein GlcS — MSKRKIYKAISRTAIIIIIVVVIVIAAIAGGLAAYYSSSKPPSTTTSSSLTSVTTPSTTSTLFSTTTTTTSTASSYVVDFINPWGAEDPVGLKWLAGNFSIYYPGYSVQFTSLPGASGVEERYVVINDIEAGKLQGIFWAHGGPEVLSYVELLPNPHDLYNMTPLLAQEGLFQKGVTEALMAISYNGTIFGAPTNVHRAEELYFNPQILKKYNLPIPTNLSLLIYDTQQLESHGINPWAMSGAEGGYEQLHLWFAIFLSVAAQYYGAAGAAKLSNELMYGVLNLNNVTVQKIINETDSVFLQFVGQNSVIPSWQSQSIWSALALVIKGQAVFEAGGNWLAEYAAIWYNTTTYPAVQPYLNWSNVTLMAIPFPGTQGIYVIDMDSVAIPTVNNPQEQAAINFAKFWTSYEGQKIWTYYKGVSVWANSTDYYSTPMQWYDYQALLHTPPQNFTWAFADGTLFDDVFYFLIAQELNLQEQGSSYIPTFNAALFKAENMTFHEWQIAAKDGFGFVGQRGNPFGDYLPPWVNPSTYTFNSSYTPSFLLTPPHYLLPYLKKLGQQQDINKVNNVNYYITNGLNLLPYPLLVLLMIYLDQTRYKSFVNSFINKINFFSNVFLSKFLILNSDLYLGG; from the coding sequence ATGTCAAAACGTAAAATATATAAGGCAATCTCTAGAACTGCAATAATAATAATAATTGTAGTAGTGATTGTAATTGCTGCTATTGCTGGAGGTTTGGCTGCATACTACAGTTCTAGTAAGCCCCCTTCTACAACTACTAGTAGTTCACTAACTTCAGTGACAACTCCATCAACAACCTCTACTTTATTCTCTACTACAACTACAACAACATCAACTGCTTCATCGTACGTGGTAGACTTTATAAATCCATGGGGTGCTGAAGACCCTGTAGGATTAAAGTGGCTTGCAGGAAACTTTTCAATCTACTATCCAGGTTACTCCGTGCAATTTACCTCATTACCGGGAGCTAGTGGTGTAGAGGAAAGATATGTTGTAATTAACGATATTGAAGCTGGTAAATTGCAAGGTATATTTTGGGCTCATGGAGGTCCAGAAGTACTTTCTTATGTAGAGTTACTACCTAATCCCCACGATTTATATAATATGACCCCACTCTTGGCCCAAGAAGGACTATTCCAGAAGGGTGTTACGGAGGCACTTATGGCCATATCTTATAATGGAACAATATTCGGTGCTCCAACAAACGTTCACAGAGCTGAGGAGTTGTACTTCAATCCTCAAATCCTTAAGAAGTACAACTTGCCTATACCTACCAATTTAAGTTTGCTAATTTACGATACTCAGCAATTAGAATCACATGGGATTAATCCATGGGCAATGTCAGGTGCTGAAGGTGGATATGAACAACTACATTTGTGGTTTGCAATATTCCTTTCTGTAGCCGCTCAATATTATGGAGCTGCAGGTGCTGCTAAATTATCAAATGAGCTAATGTATGGTGTGCTTAACTTAAATAACGTAACAGTCCAAAAGATTATTAATGAAACTGATAGTGTATTCTTGCAATTTGTAGGTCAAAATTCTGTGATTCCAAGTTGGCAAAGCCAATCTATATGGTCCGCTTTAGCATTAGTGATAAAGGGGCAAGCTGTATTCGAAGCTGGTGGCAACTGGCTAGCTGAATACGCAGCCATATGGTACAATACTACAACTTATCCTGCAGTACAGCCCTATCTAAATTGGTCTAATGTTACATTAATGGCAATACCATTCCCCGGTACACAAGGTATTTACGTCATAGACATGGATTCAGTTGCGATTCCTACTGTTAATAATCCACAAGAACAAGCTGCTATAAACTTCGCAAAATTCTGGACTTCGTATGAAGGACAGAAAATATGGACTTATTACAAGGGTGTGTCAGTATGGGCTAATTCAACAGATTACTATTCTACTCCAATGCAGTGGTACGATTATCAAGCCTTATTACATACCCCACCTCAGAACTTTACATGGGCATTTGCCGATGGAACGTTATTTGATGATGTGTTCTACTTCCTCATAGCACAAGAATTGAACTTGCAAGAGCAAGGTTCATCATATATCCCCACCTTTAATGCTGCACTGTTCAAGGCTGAAAATATGACATTCCATGAATGGCAAATAGCTGCGAAAGACGGTTTTGGCTTTGTGGGACAAAGAGGAAATCCATTTGGTGACTATCTGCCACCATGGGTTAATCCAAGTACTTATACATTTAACTCAAGCTATACTCCATCATTCTTGCTAACACCACCTCACTACTTATTACCATATTTGAAAAAACTTGGACAACAGCAAGATATCAACAAGGTTAATAATGTAAATTATTACATCACTAACGGCCTAAATTTGCTACCTTATCCATTGCTGGTTCTATTGATGATATATCTAGATCAAACTAGATATAAATCTTTCGTAAATTCCTTTATAAATAAGATAAACTTTTTTTCTAATGTTTTTTTATCTAAATTTTTAATCTTGAATTCTGATTTATACTTAGGTGGATAA
- the glcU gene encoding glucose ABC transporter permease GlcU yields the protein MERSISKGNYITNSIKYALLEIVAGILVIMWLVPLYAMILGGLKSNLEAASTPILLPPSKPSLDAYAFAWFGYATIPGLEPTMLRYLLVVVPSVLLSVVIGTMTAYFFFILSEKHGILSNTLFSIIALATFLPIETVTFPLIELETSLNIYNTYIGLIFAMLIFYVPTSALLMSIFIPVVPKYLIESARMDGAGDWTILWRVVFPLIFPGFLSTLIFVFLQIWNEFFIPLILTNTPNMLMLPVAARFYTAAYALIYNRSFAAGVISSLIPLIIFIFLGRYFIRGLAALGGGAKGV from the coding sequence ATGGAAAGATCCATAAGTAAGGGAAACTATATAACGAATTCGATTAAATACGCGCTATTAGAAATAGTAGCTGGAATACTCGTTATAATGTGGTTAGTTCCCTTGTATGCAATGATTTTAGGGGGTTTAAAGTCCAATTTAGAAGCAGCCAGTACTCCAATACTCCTACCTCCTTCTAAGCCATCTCTTGACGCTTATGCCTTTGCATGGTTTGGATATGCGACTATTCCCGGACTAGAACCAACAATGTTGAGATACTTACTTGTAGTCGTACCATCGGTACTATTATCAGTGGTAATAGGGACAATGACTGCCTATTTCTTCTTCATACTTAGTGAGAAACATGGAATATTAAGCAATACCTTATTTTCCATAATAGCTTTAGCGACATTCTTGCCTATAGAAACAGTTACGTTTCCATTAATTGAATTAGAAACTTCATTAAATATCTACAATACTTATATAGGGTTAATATTCGCTATGCTAATATTCTATGTACCAACTTCCGCATTATTAATGTCAATATTTATTCCAGTAGTTCCTAAGTACTTAATAGAATCTGCTAGGATGGATGGAGCTGGAGATTGGACTATCTTGTGGAGAGTTGTTTTTCCATTAATATTCCCTGGGTTTTTATCGACTTTAATATTCGTTTTCCTGCAGATTTGGAATGAGTTCTTCATACCATTAATACTTACAAATACGCCGAACATGTTAATGTTACCAGTAGCTGCTAGATTCTATACAGCGGCATATGCGTTAATTTACAATAGGTCTTTTGCAGCTGGAGTTATTTCTTCCTTAATACCGTTGATAATATTTATATTTCTTGGAAGATATTTTATACGTGGACTAGCAGCACTAGGTGGCGGAGCTAAAGGGGTGTAA
- the glcT gene encoding glucose ABC transporter permease GlcT translates to MRKGAILMSIPGLIFAAFLIYLLGLNVYFSLLNWSLFNLHPTFAGISTYQTLFSEYFFNLAVTHTIVYTITAVAIGNILGILGAGILYFIKSNTRRAIYLSVFLYPLAVPSSTYAITWQWLFNPQTGINLILRVFHFPNIIWLTTQPTIYAGMIIIETWAYTGLAVLFYLASFMSVDKSIIEAAKIDGANNFYLLFRIILPNSMNGLIVSTALLFLFSFRIFTVPFTIGGPTNPNMMSLVEYIYILFSTEYFSLSSALSSLVALIAAVVIIPYAILGLKKWVFRR, encoded by the coding sequence ATGAGAAAGGGAGCAATCCTAATGTCTATACCTGGTCTTATATTTGCCGCTTTTTTGATATATTTGTTAGGTCTCAATGTTTACTTCTCACTTCTCAATTGGTCGTTATTTAATTTACATCCTACCTTTGCAGGGATAAGTACTTATCAAACTTTATTTTCAGAATACTTTTTTAATCTGGCCGTTACTCACACAATTGTATACACTATAACTGCTGTTGCAATTGGGAATATATTAGGAATATTAGGAGCTGGAATTTTATATTTTATAAAGAGTAATACAAGAAGAGCAATTTACCTATCTGTATTTCTGTATCCCTTAGCAGTCCCTTCCTCTACTTATGCGATCACTTGGCAATGGTTATTTAATCCACAAACAGGCATTAACTTGATCTTAAGAGTGTTTCATTTTCCAAATATAATTTGGCTGACTACGCAACCCACTATTTACGCAGGAATGATAATTATAGAAACATGGGCGTATACGGGGTTAGCAGTTCTATTCTATCTTGCTTCGTTTATGAGCGTAGATAAATCTATTATTGAGGCTGCTAAAATAGATGGTGCAAATAACTTCTATTTACTATTTAGGATTATATTGCCAAACTCAATGAATGGTCTTATAGTATCTACAGCTCTACTATTTTTATTCTCCTTTAGAATATTTACCGTACCGTTTACTATAGGAGGACCCACAAACCCGAATATGATGAGTCTCGTAGAATACATTTATATTTTGTTCAGTACTGAGTATTTCTCTCTATCCTCAGCTTTATCTTCCTTAGTGGCATTAATTGCCGCCGTAGTAATTATTCCTTATGCAATACTCGGATTAAAGAAATGGGTGTTTAGGAGGTGA